The Undibacterium cyanobacteriorum genomic sequence GATGTCGGCAAAGGCTCTGCACAAGCGATGCGCGCTTTGTCGGCTCAAGTGTGGGTGACAGAGATCGATCCAATTTGTGCCTTGCAAGCAGCGATGGAAGGTTACCGTGTGGTGACCATGGATTACGCTTGTGAACACGGTGATATTTTCGTCACGACGACAGGGAACTATCATGTCATCACGCACGAGCACATGTTGAAGATGAAGGATCAAGCGATTGTCTGCAACATCGGTCACTTCGATAATGAAATCGACGTCGCGTCCTTGAAGCAATACACATGGGAAAACATCAAACCACAAGTTGATCACGTGATCTTCCCATCGGGCCGTCGCATTATTTTGTTGGCAGAAGGCCGCTTGGTGAACTTGGGTTGCGGTACTGGTCACCCATCGTATGTGATGAGTTCTTCGTTCGCGAATCAAACGATTGCGCAAATCGAATTGTTCTGCAACACCGCTCAATATCCAGTTGGTGTGTACACCTTGCCGAAGCATCTCGATGAAAAAGTCGCGCGTTTGCAATTGAAAAAATTGAATGCGCAATTGACTGAGTTGACGGAAGAACAAGCCAACTATATTGGCGTGAAAAAAGAAGGCCCATACAAGCCAGAACATTATCGCTATTAATTGCACACATCGATTGGAGCAGGCGCGCCATGCAAGAATTTGCGCCTGCTTGAATTGATCGTTTCGTTTGTAGCGTCCTCATTTTCTCGGGAGTGCCCATGCGTTGGCTTGCCACTTGGCTGATTAATGCAATCGCTTTACTCGCTTTGCCCTATTTGCTGAGCTCGATCACCATCGATAGTTTTCTGACAGCCTTGGTGGTGGCCGTCGTACTCGGTTTTGTGAATGCAGTACTGCGTCCGATCCTCATCATTCTGACTCTTCCTGCCACAGTGCTCAGCTTAGGTTTGTTTATCTTTGTGATTAATGGACTGATGTTTTGGGCAGTAGCAAGCTTGGTAGACGGATTCCATGTCGGTGGATTTTGGTCGGCCACGTTCGGCGCCATACTGTACAGCGTGATCTCATGGGCGCTCTCGACACTACTTCTTAAGAACGATGAAAACTCATAATTTTAGTATTGAGTTCTTCCCGCCGAAGACGGAAGACGGCGCGCAAAAATTGCGCGCAACGCGTGCCAAGTTGGCCGAACTCAATCCCAAGTATTTTTCGGTGACCTTCGGCGCTGGTGGCACCACGCAGCAAGGAACCTTGGACACCGTGGTCGAAATTCGTAACGAAGGTTTCGATGCTGCGCCCCATTTGTCTTGTGTTGGTGGTAGCAAAGAATCGATACGCCAAATTCTGAAAACCTATCAATCGCACGACATCCGCCGCTTGGTGGCCTTACGTGGTGATTTGCCGAGTGGTTACGGCATGGGTGGTGAATTTCGCTATGCGAATGAATTAGTTGAATTTATTCGTGCAGAAACGGGTGATTGGTTTCATATCGAAGTGGCTGCCTATCCAGAAATGCATCCACAAGCGCGTTCACCACAAGACGACTTGAATAACTTCGTGCGCAAAGTAAAAGCAGGTGCGAATGCGGCGATCACGCAGTATTTTTATAATGCCGATGCGTACTTCCAGTTCGTCGAGAATGCCCATAAGGCTGGCGTTGACGTTCCTATCGTCGCTGGCATCATGCCGATTACGAATAGCAGCCAACTGATGCGCTTCTCAGAAATGTGCGGTGCTGAAATCCCACGTTGGGTGCGTTTGAAATTGGCGAGCTTCGGCGATGACAGCGCTTCAATCAAAGCTTTTGGTTTGGACGTGGTAACACACATGTGCGAGCGCTTGTTAGAGGGCGGCGCTCCAGGTTTGCATTTCTATTCTTTGAATCAAGCAGCGGCGACCACTGAAATCTGGAAACGCTTGCTGGCGTAATTGCAGAACTGTTGTTGGTAACGAAAACGGAGGCCAGGCCTCCGTTTTTTGTTGCCGCTTTGGGTGCGCTCCTCTAGACTTATTAGCAATAGACAAAGTGAGAACATATGGATCGAGGGAACTCAAAAAAACGCGTGGCCTTATTCATCATCGCGGGGGTGATTCTACTTTGCGTGGTGCTCGTCTATTTTTTCTTTAGTGATAGAAGTGCTGACGAGCGCAATACTTCGGAGCGGAGTCCGAGGCAAACTCAGACAGTGCGCACGGATGGCGACGATATGCAAAGCAGAAAAGCGCCGAGCCAAGTAAGTCCGACGCTCTCTAAAGCGAGTGAAGCGAGCCAATCAACACTAACGAAGCTGAAGTTCAATAATGCAGATGAACTTTGTAAGGGTTTCGCAGCAAAAGCGTCACCTCAATGGACTGAGGATCAATTTGCAGAGGCATTGATGGATCACGTTCGCAGTGATGATCATGCGCTTGAAGACTGGTTGCAATCCATCGCCAGTGCGGGCTCACCGAGGCAAAAAAGCGCAGCCCTGTCATTGTTGCTGGCAGCAACTGATAGGAAGGTACGAAAAGAGGTCTATTCGCACACACCGAACTGTGACCAATTGAAAGAGTGTTCTGGGCCGTTGGAAGCCTTAGTCGGGCAGAAGACTAGTCCGTATGCCTATGCTTTGGTGAATCACGCCATTTACTCGTCCGATCCGGTTTTGTATGGGATGGCGCACAATATTTGTAAGCGCTTTAGCTTCGACAATGATACCGTGTGTGATCGGGTTGGAGCTTTGCAGTGGATGAAGATCGATCCTGATAATGGAGCAGCAGCGGTGTACGCACTCGGCGAACTGAAATTGCCTCCGCCTAATCACGACCAGACCGCTTTTGAAAATGCACTGTATCGCTTAAGTCAGGCAAAGAAATTCGATCTTTACTTCGACGTAGGGAATGAGTTGCCAGCTTTACCGTCTACCTTGGATGATTACCAACACAGGACGGAATTAGAATCCTTGCGTGCTTATTTCTGGGATATCACACCGTTACCTCCACATACGAACATCACTCAAGCTTGTAGTGGTGATTATTTGAAGAATACCAGTCGCCGTTCTTTGTGTGAAAAAGTTGCGAATCAGTATTTACGTGAGAATGCGTTTTTGCTTGATCGCGCAATTTTTTTGAAGTTGGCTGCGCAATTGGGTTGGGAGCCGAATAGCCTGCAAAAATATAGGGATGATCTGGATGAAGTGAATGGCTATTACAAAGCACGCAACGAGCGCCAGAAACAGCAACACAAAGATTCATCAGGACGAGCAACAGCATGTCACGGCATTTTGAAAAAATATGCTGAAGTGGGCAAGTATGCGTCGCAAGGGGAATTCAAGCAGTTTCAACAAGAGGCTAAACAATTCGGTTTGTCGCGCGAGGAACTCATCAATATCGGACGCCGTTCAAGAGAGACCCGTTCAGACTAAGGATGCTTAGGCCCCGATTTGTGAGCTGCATTTACAATTTTGCGAAATAGTGTGTAAAAAACGGATTCTATGCGTCAGGTAAATTTTTCCAAATTTTGTTTAGCAGTGATCGCTGTGCTTGCCGTGCTTCTCGTTGTTGCGCTGCTCTTGCTTCGTGATTTCTTGGATCAGAATGAGAATGCGGATGAGAATGCTAACGACGCGACTTCTATCTCGAAATATTTATCGAAAGAAGCCGGCGACAAGAGTTTGACGCCCGGACGCACGGTAGCGACGATTGAGTCGAATGGGGATAAAGATGAATCAATGCCTCGAGTTGCTACA encodes the following:
- a CDS encoding phage holin family protein; the protein is MRWLATWLINAIALLALPYLLSSITIDSFLTALVVAVVLGFVNAVLRPILIILTLPATVLSLGLFIFVINGLMFWAVASLVDGFHVGGFWSATFGAILYSVISWALSTLLLKNDENS
- the metF gene encoding methylenetetrahydrofolate reductase [NAD(P)H]; the encoded protein is MKTHNFSIEFFPPKTEDGAQKLRATRAKLAELNPKYFSVTFGAGGTTQQGTLDTVVEIRNEGFDAAPHLSCVGGSKESIRQILKTYQSHDIRRLVALRGDLPSGYGMGGEFRYANELVEFIRAETGDWFHIEVAAYPEMHPQARSPQDDLNNFVRKVKAGANAAITQYFYNADAYFQFVENAHKAGVDVPIVAGIMPITNSSQLMRFSEMCGAEIPRWVRLKLASFGDDSASIKAFGLDVVTHMCERLLEGGAPGLHFYSLNQAAATTEIWKRLLA